The region CATGCGAGTAAGAGAATCGAGTCGGCCGAACGGCTCGTCCAGTAAGAGCATGTTGGGTTTCAACGCAATCGCTCGAGCAATGCCAACACGCTGCTGCATCCCGCCTGACATTTCACGTGGATATTTATCCATCGAGTCAGCCAGCCCGACGATGCTCAAGTAGTATTCGCAAATCTGACGACGCTCGGTTCGCGTAGCATGAGGATAGACTCGATCGACACCCATGCGGACGTTTTGAATGGCGGTCATCCAGGGAAGTAGGCATGGTGCTTGAAAGACCACACTTCGGTCAGGTCCGGGCCCAGAGATTTCCTTGCCGGCGACAACTACACTGCCGGAACTGATGGGATTCAATCCCGATACCATGGTAAGGACAGTCGACTTACCGCAGCCGGAGTGCCCGATGAGGCTGACGACTTCTCCTTTCTTTAGGATCAAGTTAAAGCCATCGACTACCTTGACGTCGTCGCCAAACGGATTGGGGTATGCCTTGACGAGGCGATACATTTCGACGAAGCGGTTCTCTTGTGACATGAGGTTTCCTTCGTTGAGCGTTAGGCGGCGCCGATA is a window of Bremerella sp. TYQ1 DNA encoding:
- a CDS encoding ABC transporter ATP-binding protein, which codes for MSQENRFVEMYRLVKAYPNPFGDDVKVVDGFNLILKKGEVVSLIGHSGCGKSTVLTMVSGLNPISSGSVVVAGKEISGPGPDRSVVFQAPCLLPWMTAIQNVRMGVDRVYPHATRTERRQICEYYLSIVGLADSMDKYPREMSGGMQQRVGIARAIALKPNMLLLDEPFGRLDSLTRMELQDVILRILDKEKITTMLVTHDVDEAIYMADRICMMTNGPAAKVGQVLELPLPRPRNRAETLEHPLYYELRGSLVSFLEEQERHKHHKPKSASAEEPEPQLTITTVAEETEPSTAENATANA